CGCGGCGGGATTATCGCCAATGATTTTTGCCGCCATGTCCCTTAAAGCTGAATCGTCGGATATCTGGGCCAGGCCTTTCTCCGAGATGATGGCCTCCGGTGTTTTGCCGGATTGCCACATTTCCTCGAGCACCGTCTTGGCGGTTGCGGTATTGATCGCGCCCTTTGCCGTTACGGCGATGAGTTTGGCCAGGGCGGCGGCGGGGACCTTAACGGAGAAGGCGTCGATATTCGCATTGGCGGCGTTCAGGATACGGGCGACCTCGCCGTTGACCCAATTGGCAGCGTCCTTGGCAGTCACGTTTAGATCGGCGGATAACACGCCCTCGAAATAATCGGCGATATCTCGAGCGGAGGTCAGAATCGCCGCATCGTAGTCTGACAACTGGTAGTCGCTGACGAATCGGGTCTGACGGGCTTCCGGAAGTTCGGGCAGCCTAGCCCTGATCTGGGCGATCCATTTTTCATCGAATTGAAGCGGCGGCAGGTCGGGCTCCGGGAAATAGCGGTAATCGTGGGCAAATTCCTTGGAGCGCTGAGACACGGTGACGCCTTTTTCGTCCTGCCAACCCCGTGTTTCCTGCGGGACGCGAACGCCATTGTCGTAGTCTTTGGCCTGGCGGACCTCTTCGTATTCCAGCGCCCGAAAAACGGCGCGGAACGAGTTCATATTCTTGACTTCGACCTTGGGATTGAACTTCGTCTCGCCGGTTGGGCGCAACGAGATATTGGCGTCGCAGCGGAAAGAGCCCTCTTCCATGTTGGCTACCGAAACGCCCAAATAGCGTAGAATGGTGCGGAGTTTCATCAGGTACTGCCGGGCTTCCTCGGGAGTCCGCATATCCGGCTCGGAAACGATCTCCATGAGCGGTACGCCGGAGCGGTTGACATCAACAAGGGAATAGCCCGGACCGCCAAGTTCGTCCCTATGGAGGAGTTTGGCGACATCTTCTTCGAGGTGGACGCGGGTGATGCCGATCCGCCGGATCTTGCCGTCGACAGCGACGTCGATCCAGCCCTGGCGGCCGATGGGCTCATCGTACTGGGAAATCTGGTAACCCTTCATCAGGTCGGGATAGGCATAGTTCTTGCGGTCGAACTTGCTGTTGGGCGCGATGGTGCAGTTGAGCGCCAGTGCCGTCATCATGGTAAATTCGACGGCCTTTTTGTTTATCACCGGAAGTACGCCGGGCAAGCCGAGGCACACCGGGCAAACGCGGGTGTTGGGCGGGGCATCGGCATAATCGGAGGCGCAGCGGCAGTACATCTTGCTGGCTGTGGCCAGTTGTGCGTGGACCTCGAGTCCGATGACCGTCTCGTATTTGGAGGAGATTGTCGCGTCAGTCATAAAATTAACCTTGTAAGTATAGCAATACACATTTGCCCCGGCAACCGGAAACACAATTCATTTTTTAGATAACGCAGTCGAGCCACCTTAAAGTTCCCACGAATCCCACATAATTCATCCATTATTGCGTGACAAAATAAAAGTGTCATAATAGAAAAAGAGGGCAAATAAGTCGTAAATTTTCAGAAAGCTTTGGAAAGGATCGGATGAAAAATGGAAATGGAATCATCTAATATGCCGGAACAAAATCCTTCGGAACAGGCGAGGAATCCTCAGCCGGTTACGCCATCGCCAATGATGCACCAAACGGTGTCTGAACCTATAGCCCAGATGCCGCGAAAATCTCCAGGTTCGGGAGGCAACGCCCTGGTCGCCGTACTTATCGTCATACTAGCCCTGGCTACCGTCGGCAATGGCGCTCTGGCTATCCAGTCAAACTCCAAGGTGAGCTCCACCAACTCCGATCTGGCAGCGGCTCAAAGTGCCAACTCATCTCTCCAAGCCTCCATCGCGCAGCAAC
This is a stretch of genomic DNA from Dehalogenimonas etheniformans. It encodes these proteins:
- the gatB gene encoding Asp-tRNA(Asn)/Glu-tRNA(Gln) amidotransferase subunit GatB translates to MTDATISSKYETVIGLEVHAQLATASKMYCRCASDYADAPPNTRVCPVCLGLPGVLPVINKKAVEFTMMTALALNCTIAPNSKFDRKNYAYPDLMKGYQISQYDEPIGRQGWIDVAVDGKIRRIGITRVHLEEDVAKLLHRDELGGPGYSLVDVNRSGVPLMEIVSEPDMRTPEEARQYLMKLRTILRYLGVSVANMEEGSFRCDANISLRPTGETKFNPKVEVKNMNSFRAVFRALEYEEVRQAKDYDNGVRVPQETRGWQDEKGVTVSQRSKEFAHDYRYFPEPDLPPLQFDEKWIAQIRARLPELPEARQTRFVSDYQLSDYDAAILTSARDIADYFEGVLSADLNVTAKDAANWVNGEVARILNAANANIDAFSVKVPAAALAKLIAVTAKGAINTATAKTVLEEMWQSGKTPEAIISEKGLAQISDDSALRDMAAKIIGDNPAAVADFKAGKEQSLKFLVGQMMKLSKGRANPAVASDIILQKLKES